The proteins below come from a single Streptomyces sp. M92 genomic window:
- a CDS encoding SDR family NAD(P)-dependent oxidoreductase produces the protein MTATPLAAVTGAEGFIGSHLTEALVASGHRVRAMAQYNSFSSYGWLETLSPDVLDQVEIVLGDVRDPGSVRHLVEGADCVYHLAALIAIPYSYQAPHSYVDTNVTGTLNVLEAVRAQGTPRLVHTSTSETYGTARTVPITEEHPIHTQSPYAASKAGGDRLADSYHASFDTPVVTLRPFNTYGPRQSMRAVIPTVIGQVAAGERTITLGDLRPTRDFTFVKDTAQAFLAVGTAPAERVVGRTFNAGTGGEISVGDLVALIGKVMDTALDVREDERRLRPANSEVMRLVADATRLRGATGWAPAHDLVQGLAQTVEFFRDPANLARYKTGIYNI, from the coding sequence GTGACCGCCACACCGCTCGCCGCCGTCACCGGAGCCGAGGGCTTCATCGGCTCCCACCTTACCGAGGCGCTGGTCGCCTCCGGGCACCGCGTGAGGGCCATGGCGCAGTACAACTCCTTCTCCTCCTACGGCTGGCTGGAGACCCTCTCCCCCGACGTCCTCGACCAGGTCGAGATCGTCCTCGGCGACGTCCGCGACCCCGGCTCGGTCCGCCACCTCGTCGAGGGCGCCGACTGCGTCTACCACCTGGCCGCGCTCATCGCGATCCCGTACTCCTACCAGGCACCGCACAGCTACGTGGACACCAACGTCACCGGCACCCTGAACGTGCTGGAGGCGGTGCGCGCCCAGGGCACGCCCCGGCTGGTGCACACCTCCACCAGCGAGACCTACGGCACCGCGCGGACCGTGCCGATCACCGAGGAGCACCCGATCCACACCCAGTCGCCGTACGCCGCGTCCAAGGCGGGCGGCGACCGGCTGGCGGACAGCTACCACGCCAGTTTCGACACGCCGGTGGTGACGCTGCGGCCGTTCAACACCTACGGGCCCCGCCAGTCGATGCGGGCGGTGATCCCGACGGTCATCGGGCAGGTGGCGGCCGGGGAGCGGACCATCACCCTCGGCGACCTGCGCCCCACCCGGGACTTCACCTTCGTCAAGGACACCGCGCAGGCCTTCCTCGCCGTCGGCACCGCCCCCGCCGAGCGGGTCGTGGGCCGTACCTTCAACGCCGGTACCGGTGGCGAGATCTCCGTCGGCGACCTGGTCGCGCTCATCGGCAAGGTGATGGACACCGCGCTCGACGTACGGGAGGACGAGCGGCGGTTGCGGCCCGCGAACTCCGAGGTGATGCGGCTGGTCGCGGACGCGACCCGGCTGCGCGGGGCAACCGGCTGGGCTCCGGCGCACGACCTGGTGCAGGGCCTCGCGCAGACCGTGGAGTTCTTCCGCGACCCGGCCAACCTCGCCCGCTACAAGACCGGCATCTACAACATCTGA
- the pelF gene encoding GT4 family glycosyltransferase PelF: MHVPHGARRSGASRVTLLTEGTYPHSHGGVSVWCDQLVTGMPDLDFDVIAVTGTGREPVVWDVPAHVGRVVSVPMWGAAPDGRAPRRRRADRLAADYERFVTALLDPRAEDGFAPALYRLARAAADGVLSPFLRGDRAISVLTAVWNRPGLPVREARPSLHDAVTATALLEHALRPLAAPYPEQGVAHAVSGGVAVLPGLAGLERHGVPLLLTEHGVYLRERYLGYRTAPYRWPVKALLLGFFRLLAEETYRRAALITPGNRYNRLWEEQGGAAPQSIRTVYNGVDPAAFPPAGPEPARPVLSWAGRVDPIKDLETLIRAFALVRAELPDARLRLFGGTPRGGEAYRDRCEALAAELGQGDAVAFEGRVEDIKDAYAAGNVVMLSSISEGFPFTLIEAMSCGRATVSTDVGGVREAVGGAGLVVPPRDPAAMAAAALELLRDAGRRRAMGEAARLRVIEQFTLRQTIDTFRSVYLELSAFGGAATPASVTDGAFAAAGGTPVGSATG, translated from the coding sequence ATGCACGTTCCCCACGGCGCGCGACGCTCCGGCGCGTCGCGCGTCACCCTGCTCACCGAAGGCACCTACCCGCACAGTCACGGCGGCGTGAGCGTCTGGTGCGACCAGCTCGTCACCGGCATGCCCGACCTCGACTTCGACGTCATCGCCGTCACCGGCACCGGCCGTGAACCGGTGGTCTGGGACGTTCCGGCGCACGTCGGCCGGGTCGTCTCCGTCCCCATGTGGGGGGCCGCTCCCGACGGGCGCGCTCCCCGGCGGCGCCGGGCCGACCGGCTCGCCGCCGACTACGAGCGGTTCGTGACCGCGCTGCTCGATCCGCGTGCCGAGGACGGGTTCGCTCCCGCCCTGTACCGGCTGGCGCGGGCCGCCGCGGACGGCGTGCTCAGCCCGTTCCTGCGGGGCGACCGGGCGATCTCCGTCCTCACTGCGGTCTGGAACCGGCCGGGGCTGCCCGTGCGCGAGGCCCGGCCCTCCCTGCACGACGCGGTGACCGCGACCGCGCTGCTGGAGCACGCCCTGCGTCCGCTGGCCGCGCCGTACCCGGAACAGGGCGTGGCGCACGCGGTCAGCGGCGGTGTCGCCGTGCTGCCGGGCCTGGCCGGGCTGGAACGTCACGGGGTGCCCCTGCTGCTGACGGAGCACGGCGTCTATCTGCGCGAGCGCTACCTCGGCTACCGCACCGCCCCCTACCGCTGGCCGGTCAAGGCGCTCCTGCTGGGCTTCTTCCGGCTGCTGGCCGAGGAGACCTACCGGCGGGCCGCCCTGATCACCCCGGGCAACCGCTACAACCGGCTGTGGGAGGAACAGGGCGGCGCCGCGCCCCAGTCCATACGCACGGTCTACAACGGCGTCGACCCGGCGGCGTTCCCGCCGGCCGGGCCCGAGCCCGCGCGACCCGTGCTCAGCTGGGCCGGGCGGGTCGACCCGATCAAGGACCTGGAGACCCTGATCCGCGCCTTCGCCCTGGTGCGGGCCGAACTGCCCGACGCCAGGCTGCGGTTGTTCGGCGGCACGCCACGCGGCGGCGAGGCCTACCGGGACCGCTGCGAGGCGCTGGCGGCGGAGCTCGGCCAAGGGGACGCGGTCGCCTTCGAGGGCCGGGTCGAGGACATCAAGGACGCCTACGCCGCCGGAAACGTGGTGATGCTGTCCAGCATCAGCGAGGGCTTCCCGTTCACGCTGATCGAGGCCATGTCGTGCGGGCGGGCGACCGTCTCCACGGACGTCGGCGGCGTCCGGGAGGCGGTCGGCGGCGCCGGGCTCGTGGTACCGCCGCGCGACCCGGCCGCCATGGCCGCCGCGGCGCTGGAGCTGCTGCGCGACGCCGGGCGGCGCCGGGCGATGGGCGAGGCGGCCCGGCTGAGGGTGATCGAGCAGTTCACCCTCCGCCAGACCATCGACACCTTCCGGTCCGTCTACCTGGAGCTGTCGGCGTTCGGCGGCGCGGCCACGCCCGCCTCCGTCACCGACGGCGCGTTCGCGGCGGCGGGCGGGACACCGGTGGGGAGTGCGACCGGATGA
- a CDS encoding TetR/AcrR family transcriptional regulator, translating into MASEAANPGSVRPGGRTARVRSAVLRAAGDALAEHGLAGLDLADVARRAEVGRTTVYRRWGTPVALVADLLADMAEQSLPRTETGTLLGDLRANARLVRRTLADPRQGALFKAVIAAATCDTRAAAALHRFYETRVAEWAPCARQAVERGELPAGTDAREVIRAVSAPLYYRLLTTDEALDEAAADRAADAAAAAARAGAFVTPAD; encoded by the coding sequence ATGGCGTCTGAAGCCGCGAACCCGGGCAGCGTCCGTCCCGGCGGGCGCACCGCGCGCGTACGCTCCGCCGTCCTGCGGGCCGCGGGTGACGCGCTGGCCGAGCACGGCCTGGCCGGGCTCGACCTCGCCGACGTGGCCCGTCGTGCGGAGGTCGGCAGGACGACCGTCTACCGGCGCTGGGGGACTCCGGTCGCCCTCGTCGCCGACCTGCTCGCCGACATGGCGGAACAGTCGCTCCCCCGCACGGAGACCGGCACCCTCCTCGGCGACCTGCGCGCCAACGCCCGGCTCGTGCGGCGCACCCTGGCCGACCCGCGCCAGGGCGCGCTCTTCAAGGCGGTGATCGCCGCGGCGACCTGCGACACCCGCGCGGCGGCAGCCCTGCACCGGTTCTACGAGACCCGGGTCGCGGAGTGGGCGCCCTGCGCCCGGCAGGCCGTCGAGCGCGGCGAGCTGCCGGCGGGCACCGACGCCCGCGAGGTGATCCGCGCCGTCTCCGCACCCCTGTACTACCGCCTGCTGACCACCGACGAGGCTCTCGACGAGGCGGCGGCGGACCGCGCCGCCGACGCCGCCGCGGCGGCGGCGCGAGCGGGAGCCTTCGTCACACCGGCGGACTGA
- a CDS encoding aldo/keto reductase, which yields MEFRRLGASGLMVPELSFGAGTFGGRGELFGAWGTTDAAEARRLVDICLEAGLNMFDTADVYSGGASEEVLGAAIRGRRDRVILSTKAGLPTGDGPADAGTSRTRLITAVDGALRRLGTDYIDLFQLHAFDAGTPVQEVLATLDDLVRAGKIRYTGVSNFSGWQLMKSLADADTHGRRRYAAHQVYYSLVGRDYEWELMPLGLDQGVGAVVWSPLGWGRLTGRIRRGTPLPAGSRLHATADYGPPVPDELLFRVVDALDAVAEETGRTVPQIAINWLLRRPTVSSVIIGARNEEQLRQNLGAVGWSLTEEQVARLDAASARTAPYPYFPYERQEGFARLNPHPVRPAAPSKA from the coding sequence ATGGAATTCAGGAGACTGGGAGCGTCCGGCCTCATGGTGCCCGAGTTGAGCTTCGGAGCGGGCACCTTCGGCGGCCGGGGCGAGCTGTTCGGCGCCTGGGGCACCACGGACGCCGCGGAGGCCCGCCGGCTGGTGGACATCTGCCTGGAGGCCGGGCTGAACATGTTCGACACCGCCGACGTCTACTCCGGCGGAGCGTCGGAGGAGGTGCTGGGCGCCGCGATCCGGGGCCGGCGCGACCGGGTGATCCTCTCCACCAAGGCCGGGCTGCCCACCGGCGACGGTCCGGCCGACGCGGGCACCTCGCGCACACGCCTGATCACCGCCGTCGACGGGGCCCTGCGCCGCCTCGGCACGGACTACATCGACCTCTTCCAGTTGCACGCCTTCGACGCCGGCACCCCGGTCCAGGAGGTGCTCGCCACCCTCGACGACCTCGTACGGGCCGGCAAGATCCGCTACACCGGGGTCTCCAACTTCAGCGGCTGGCAGCTGATGAAGTCACTGGCCGACGCCGACACGCACGGGCGCCGGCGCTACGCGGCCCACCAGGTCTACTACTCCCTCGTCGGCCGGGACTACGAGTGGGAGCTGATGCCGCTCGGTCTCGACCAGGGCGTCGGTGCCGTGGTCTGGAGCCCGCTCGGCTGGGGCCGGCTCACCGGCCGGATCCGCCGCGGCACCCCGCTCCCGGCCGGCAGCCGGCTGCACGCCACCGCCGACTACGGCCCGCCCGTGCCGGACGAGCTCCTGTTCCGCGTGGTCGACGCCCTGGACGCCGTCGCCGAGGAGACGGGCCGGACCGTGCCGCAGATCGCGATCAACTGGCTGCTGCGCCGCCCGACCGTCTCCTCGGTCATCATCGGCGCCCGCAACGAGGAGCAGCTGCGGCAGAACCTCGGCGCCGTCGGCTGGAGCCTGACCGAGGAGCAGGTGGCCAGGCTCGACGCGGCGAGCGCGCGGACGGCCCCCTACCCGTACTTCCCCTACGAGCGCCAGGAGGGCTTCGCCCGGCTCAACCCCCACCCGGTGCGCCCCGCGGCCCCGTCGAAGGCCTGA
- a CDS encoding CYTH and CHAD domain-containing protein, whose amino-acid sequence MTESKRETERKYEPSSSGLGGLPDLTGAGPVASVTASGPEELDAVYHDTADLRLAGSSATLRRRTGGPDAGWHLKLPLAGDTREEMRAPLSDEVPDALRALLLSRTRGAPLRPVMRIRSTRSVRHLRDAQGAVLAELSLDEVRANSLLPGGGRAEWQEVEAELADGVGAGLFDTVERKFRKKGINRADSPSKFVRALRDTGAAAEGARRPGYATAAAPGSPGRYVLTYLEEQVATLVALDPAARRDLPDAVHRMRVTCRRLRSCLRSYRSVLDRRVTDPVRAELKWLAGELGLARDQDVLRERLTAGLAALPGDLVLGPAAARLRVWDVSEGEEGRTHTLEALASDRYLRLLDALEGLLRQPPLRAGAAGKPARTMARAVLKEYDRLAGRVDHALELPPGADRDAALHQARKEAKKLRYAAEVARPVLGKPVKRLGKRAKGLQQLLGDHQDSVVAQETLRELAVAAHAAGETAFTWGVLLGQERAGARAREEALPSVWRTVSEPALRAALAP is encoded by the coding sequence ATGACCGAGTCGAAGCGCGAGACAGAGCGAAAGTACGAGCCGTCCTCCTCAGGCCTCGGCGGGCTGCCGGACCTCACCGGTGCCGGGCCCGTGGCCTCGGTCACCGCGTCGGGGCCCGAGGAGTTGGACGCGGTGTACCACGACACCGCCGACCTGCGGCTGGCCGGCTCCTCGGCGACGTTGCGCCGGCGCACGGGCGGGCCGGACGCCGGCTGGCACCTGAAGCTGCCGCTCGCCGGGGACACGCGGGAGGAGATGCGGGCACCGCTGTCGGACGAGGTGCCGGACGCGCTGCGCGCGTTGCTCCTGTCCCGCACCCGCGGCGCTCCCCTGCGTCCGGTGATGCGGATCCGGTCGACCCGTTCCGTGCGGCACCTGCGGGACGCCCAGGGCGCGGTGCTGGCGGAGCTGAGCCTGGACGAGGTGCGCGCCAACTCGCTGCTGCCCGGCGGCGGCCGTGCCGAGTGGCAGGAGGTGGAGGCCGAACTCGCCGACGGGGTGGGGGCCGGGCTGTTCGACACCGTGGAGAGGAAGTTCCGCAAGAAGGGGATCAACCGGGCGGACAGCCCTTCGAAGTTCGTCCGGGCACTGCGGGACACCGGAGCCGCGGCGGAGGGTGCGCGGCGCCCCGGGTACGCCACCGCGGCGGCTCCCGGGTCTCCCGGCCGGTACGTGCTGACGTACCTGGAGGAGCAGGTCGCGACCCTCGTGGCCCTGGACCCGGCCGCCCGGCGCGATCTGCCCGACGCGGTGCACCGGATGCGGGTCACCTGCCGCCGCCTGCGCAGCTGCCTGCGCTCCTACCGGTCGGTGCTGGACCGGCGGGTCACCGATCCGGTGCGCGCGGAACTGAAGTGGCTCGCCGGTGAACTGGGGTTGGCGCGGGACCAGGACGTGCTGCGAGAGCGCCTGACCGCCGGGCTCGCCGCGCTGCCCGGCGACCTGGTGCTCGGTCCCGCCGCCGCCCGGCTGCGGGTGTGGGACGTGTCGGAGGGCGAGGAGGGCAGGACGCACACCCTCGAGGCCCTGGCCTCGGACCGCTATCTGCGTCTCCTGGACGCGCTGGAGGGTCTGCTGCGGCAGCCGCCGCTGCGCGCCGGGGCCGCGGGGAAGCCCGCCCGGACGATGGCCCGGGCGGTGCTCAAGGAGTACGACCGCCTGGCCGGGCGGGTGGACCACGCACTGGAACTGCCGCCGGGGGCCGACCGGGACGCGGCGCTTCACCAGGCGCGCAAGGAGGCGAAGAAGCTGCGTTACGCCGCGGAGGTCGCGCGTCCGGTGCTCGGCAAGCCCGTCAAGCGCCTCGGCAAGCGCGCCAAGGGGCTCCAGCAACTGCTGGGCGACCACCAGGACTCCGTCGTCGCCCAGGAGACGCTGCGGGAACTGGCGGTAGCGGCGCACGCGGCCGGCGAGACCGCGTTCACCTGGGGAGTGCTGCTCGGCCAGGAGCGGGCGGGGGCCCGGGCGCGGGAGGAGGCGCTGCCTTCGGTGTGGCGTACGGTGTCGGAGCCCGCGCTCCGGGCCGCCCTGGCGCCCTGA
- a CDS encoding M23 family metallopeptidase — MNDERPEEHPGQQGRQEPAPRRRRRGPGPFTLLVLPGLVTVTGVAAFLALTGGLPTPWPQDAKAEQAAVDIDPSYIPWLRKAASACTVLEPSVLAAQIDQLSGWSDDTDELSGQKGIAAFTDSEWRTWGGDDDGNGDPSPRDPADAIMALGRQDCALAEKVTELRTEGRVNGDLVDLTLAAYAEGTDAVTQAGRVPSAAAAYLAEVEALVPRYQALDRADSAGGAGRAAGALLAAPVSPLTITSPYGSREHPLTGVTKLHTGVDFAAPQGTAVAAARPGRVVFAAPTTAYGNRVVIDHGTIEGKRLETTYSHLSSLEAAVGRSVEAGTTIGRVGSTGLSTGPHLHFEVVLDGYYTDPRPWLAPGG, encoded by the coding sequence GTGAACGACGAACGACCGGAAGAACATCCCGGGCAGCAAGGACGGCAGGAGCCGGCGCCGAGGCGCAGGCGCCGCGGTCCGGGGCCCTTCACCCTGCTGGTGCTCCCGGGCCTGGTGACCGTCACCGGCGTCGCCGCGTTCCTGGCGTTGACGGGCGGCCTGCCGACGCCGTGGCCCCAGGACGCGAAGGCGGAGCAGGCGGCGGTCGACATCGACCCGTCCTACATTCCCTGGCTGCGCAAGGCGGCCTCGGCCTGCACGGTCCTGGAACCGTCGGTACTCGCCGCGCAGATCGACCAGCTCTCCGGCTGGAGCGACGACACGGACGAGCTCTCGGGCCAGAAGGGCATCGCCGCCTTCACCGACAGCGAGTGGCGGACCTGGGGCGGGGACGACGACGGCAACGGAGACCCGTCCCCCCGTGATCCGGCGGACGCGATCATGGCACTCGGCCGGCAGGACTGCGCCCTGGCCGAGAAGGTGACGGAGCTGCGCACCGAGGGCAGGGTCAACGGGGACCTCGTCGACCTGACCCTGGCCGCGTACGCGGAGGGAACGGACGCGGTGACGCAGGCGGGGCGCGTCCCGTCGGCGGCCGCGGCCTACCTCGCCGAGGTGGAGGCGCTGGTCCCGCGCTACCAGGCGCTCGACCGGGCCGACTCCGCCGGCGGCGCGGGCCGGGCGGCCGGAGCGCTCCTCGCCGCCCCGGTGAGTCCGCTCACCATCACCTCGCCGTACGGCTCGCGGGAGCACCCGCTGACCGGCGTGACCAAACTGCACACCGGTGTGGACTTCGCCGCGCCCCAGGGGACGGCGGTCGCCGCCGCGAGGCCGGGCCGCGTCGTGTTCGCCGCGCCGACCACGGCGTACGGCAACCGCGTGGTGATCGACCACGGGACCATCGAGGGCAAGCGGCTGGAGACGACCTACAGTCACCTGTCGTCCCTGGAGGCCGCCGTGGGCCGGTCCGTGGAAGCCGGGACGACCATCGGCCGGGTGGGCTCGACCGGCTTGTCCACCGGCCCCCACCTGCACTTCGAGGTGGTCCTCGACGGCTACTACACCGACCCGCGCCCCTGGCTGGCCCCCGGAGGCTAG
- a CDS encoding MFS transporter produces the protein MVVRPLPSRRPPAPRPPDPTAYDRRRAWLILVMVVVFMMINYADKSVLGLAAVPLMDELGIDESTYGLISSSFYVLFSVSGLVVGLLSARWSTRTMLLVMAALWAVAQLPALVATVPALVVGRLMLGAAEGPAASMSMHTLYGWFPPGRRGMPSALQIGGAALGTAVAAPVLTWFIVHLGWRSAFVALALTSAAWCLAWYAVGKDGPYAGAAGEAAPERDASRPAARTPAPLLSRLLLSGTVVGSVLSAFGSHWALAISSAWLPVYLQTQLDLAASTASVALSAVSVLSLLLLLTVPALVDRRKRRGRAGPAADGLAQGAAVLVSGAALALLPFAEQRAAQLVLVAVAFAAHAVAIPLHYVTTAAVVPATRRGAVFGVVAATGTLPGMFVPYLTGRLVGGAASEATGYSIAFLLSAAVMAVCGTVAMLAIRPDRDARALGG, from the coding sequence GTGGTCGTTCGCCCCCTCCCGTCCCGACGTCCCCCGGCCCCGCGGCCCCCGGACCCGACCGCGTACGACCGGCGCCGCGCCTGGCTGATCCTCGTGATGGTCGTCGTCTTCATGATGATCAACTACGCGGACAAGTCCGTGCTCGGCCTCGCCGCGGTGCCGCTCATGGACGAACTCGGCATCGACGAGAGCACCTACGGGCTGATCTCCAGCTCGTTCTACGTGCTGTTCAGCGTCTCGGGGCTGGTCGTCGGGCTGCTGTCGGCCCGCTGGTCGACGCGCACCATGCTCCTGGTGATGGCGGCGCTGTGGGCGGTGGCCCAGCTGCCGGCGTTGGTGGCGACCGTCCCGGCCCTCGTCGTGGGGCGGCTGATGCTGGGCGCCGCGGAGGGGCCCGCCGCGTCGATGTCCATGCACACCCTCTACGGCTGGTTCCCGCCGGGGCGGCGCGGGATGCCCTCGGCCCTGCAGATCGGCGGCGCGGCCCTGGGCACCGCCGTCGCGGCTCCGGTGCTGACCTGGTTCATCGTGCACCTGGGCTGGCGTTCGGCCTTCGTCGCGCTGGCGCTGACCAGCGCCGCGTGGTGCCTGGCCTGGTACGCCGTAGGCAAGGACGGCCCGTACGCCGGTGCCGCGGGGGAGGCCGCACCCGAGCGGGACGCCTCCCGGCCCGCGGCCCGGACGCCCGCGCCTTTGCTGTCCCGGCTGCTGCTCAGCGGCACCGTCGTGGGCAGCGTCCTCTCCGCCTTCGGGTCCCACTGGGCGCTCGCGATCTCCAGTGCCTGGCTGCCGGTCTACCTGCAGACCCAGCTCGACCTGGCCGCGTCGACCGCGTCGGTCGCCCTCAGCGCGGTCTCGGTGCTCAGCCTGCTCCTGCTGCTGACCGTCCCGGCCCTCGTCGACCGGCGCAAGCGGCGCGGCCGGGCCGGCCCCGCCGCCGACGGGCTCGCCCAGGGGGCGGCGGTCCTGGTGTCCGGCGCGGCGCTCGCCCTGCTGCCGTTCGCCGAGCAGCGCGCGGCGCAACTGGTGCTGGTGGCCGTGGCGTTCGCCGCCCACGCGGTGGCGATCCCCCTGCACTACGTGACCACGGCGGCCGTCGTCCCCGCGACCCGGCGCGGCGCCGTCTTCGGCGTGGTCGCGGCGACCGGCACACTGCCGGGCATGTTCGTGCCCTACCTCACCGGCCGCCTGGTGGGCGGCGCGGCCTCCGAGGCGACCGGCTACTCGATCGCCTTCCTGCTGTCCGCGGCCGTGATGGCCGTGTGCGGCACGGTCGCGATGCTCGCCATCCGCCCGGACCGCGACGCCCGCGCCCTCGGCGGGTGA
- a CDS encoding TetR/AcrR family transcriptional regulator — MAEDRRIRKTRRALRDALVGLVLERGFTALSVEDITQRADVARATFYSHFRDKDELFARVTRDLLDELDERLRPAMAETAVGFTGRPVLEMLRHARQERDLYRIVLRGEGDGKPLRMFTEACARVAAEEFRGRSERNDVKPRIDAELLARVWVGEQVSVLQWWVEHETPPLPAEEVVRMLLDFALHGRYWATGFDRPE; from the coding sequence ATGGCCGAGGACCGACGCATTCGCAAGACGCGCAGGGCGCTGCGCGACGCCCTGGTCGGACTCGTCCTGGAACGGGGCTTCACGGCGCTGAGCGTCGAGGACATCACCCAGCGCGCGGACGTGGCGCGGGCGACCTTCTACAGCCATTTCCGGGACAAGGACGAGTTGTTCGCCCGGGTCACCCGGGACCTGCTCGACGAACTCGACGAACGGCTGCGCCCGGCGATGGCGGAGACCGCGGTCGGCTTCACCGGCAGGCCGGTGCTGGAGATGCTGCGGCACGCCCGGCAGGAGCGCGACCTGTACCGGATCGTGCTGCGGGGCGAGGGGGACGGCAAGCCGCTGCGGATGTTCACCGAGGCGTGCGCCCGCGTCGCCGCCGAGGAGTTCCGCGGCCGCTCCGAGCGCAACGACGTCAAACCGCGGATCGACGCCGAACTCCTGGCCCGGGTCTGGGTCGGTGAGCAGGTGTCGGTGCTCCAGTGGTGGGTGGAGCACGAGACCCCGCCGCTGCCGGCCGAGGAGGTCGTGCGCATGCTGCTCGACTTCGCGCTGCACGGCCGGTACTGGGCCACCGGGTTCGACCGGCCCGAGTGA
- a CDS encoding class I adenylate-forming enzyme family protein — protein sequence MNLGNYLTRSARHWPEHPALVCGDRTWTYARLEERANRLASALVRRGLGPDDAVASLAWNRGELVEVEFALYKAGLIRVPVNARLGRAEIEHILRDAPVRVLVFDEAHREDALAAVAAAGTDCLPVALDASASDDGARGTSLSYDGLIAEGGTETVAVETAEDAPAVLNFTSGSTGSLKAAVQTFGNRLANMRKTLMNDESRPRPDTRYLACGPITHATGMVLLAGVFGGSTTHVLPGWSAEAFLDTVERERITATFLVPAMLNAVLAHPGAAGRDLSSLTSVRVGGAPVSPQRLRDAVALFGPVVAQGYGLAETTSVVAGMSGADIARAVTDDPELLQSCGRAAYDTEVRVVDEHGSQLPPREVGEIIVRGPDCVRRYWQAPELSAQTFRDGWVHTGDLAWMREDGYLFLVDRKKDMIISGGFNIYSTEVETVLYEHPAVQEACVIGVPDEKWGEAVKAVVVTRPGTPVTAEELADFCAERLDRFKKPRSVDFVGILPHNRNGKLDRKAVREPYWTHATRRVH from the coding sequence TTGAACCTCGGCAACTACCTGACCCGCAGCGCCCGCCACTGGCCCGAACACCCCGCGCTGGTCTGCGGCGACCGCACCTGGACCTACGCCCGCCTCGAGGAGCGCGCGAACCGGCTGGCCTCCGCGCTCGTCCGGCGCGGACTCGGCCCCGACGACGCCGTGGCCTCTCTGGCCTGGAACCGCGGTGAACTGGTGGAGGTGGAGTTCGCGCTGTACAAGGCCGGGCTGATCCGGGTGCCGGTCAACGCCAGGCTCGGCCGCGCGGAGATCGAGCACATCCTGCGCGACGCCCCCGTACGCGTCCTCGTCTTCGACGAGGCCCACCGCGAGGACGCCCTGGCGGCCGTGGCGGCGGCGGGCACCGACTGCCTCCCCGTGGCGCTCGACGCCTCCGCGTCCGACGACGGGGCGCGCGGCACCTCCCTGTCGTACGACGGCCTGATCGCCGAGGGCGGCACCGAGACCGTGGCCGTGGAGACCGCCGAGGACGCGCCCGCCGTCCTCAACTTCACCTCGGGATCCACCGGTTCGCTCAAGGCGGCGGTGCAGACCTTCGGCAACCGGCTCGCCAACATGCGCAAGACCCTCATGAACGACGAGTCGCGCCCCCGTCCCGACACCCGCTACCTCGCCTGCGGTCCGATCACCCACGCCACGGGCATGGTGCTGCTCGCCGGCGTCTTCGGCGGCTCCACCACCCATGTGCTGCCCGGCTGGAGCGCCGAGGCGTTCCTGGACACCGTCGAGCGCGAGCGCATCACCGCCACGTTCCTGGTGCCCGCGATGCTCAACGCCGTACTGGCCCATCCCGGCGCCGCCGGCCGCGACCTGTCCAGTCTCACCAGCGTCCGTGTCGGCGGGGCACCCGTCTCGCCGCAGCGACTGCGCGACGCCGTCGCCCTGTTCGGCCCCGTGGTCGCCCAGGGGTACGGCCTGGCCGAGACCACCAGCGTGGTGGCCGGCATGTCCGGCGCCGACATCGCCCGCGCCGTCACCGACGACCCCGAGCTGCTCCAGTCCTGCGGACGGGCCGCCTACGACACCGAGGTCCGGGTGGTCGACGAGCACGGCAGCCAGCTCCCGCCCCGCGAGGTCGGCGAGATCATCGTGCGCGGACCCGACTGCGTCCGCCGCTACTGGCAGGCACCCGAACTCTCCGCCCAGACCTTCCGCGACGGCTGGGTGCACACCGGCGACCTCGCCTGGATGCGCGAGGACGGCTACCTGTTCCTCGTGGACCGCAAGAAGGACATGATCATCTCCGGCGGCTTCAACATCTACAGCACCGAGGTCGAGACCGTGCTGTACGAGCACCCCGCCGTACAGGAGGCCTGCGTGATCGGCGTCCCGGACGAGAAGTGGGGCGAGGCGGTCAAGGCCGTCGTCGTCACCCGCCCCGGCACCCCGGTCACCGCCGAGGAACTGGCCGACTTCTGCGCCGAGCGGCTGGACCGCTTCAAGAAACCGCGCTCCGTCGACTTCGTCGGCATACTCCCGCACAACCGCAACGGCAAGCTCGACCGCAAGGCCGTCCGCGAACCGTACTGGACGCACGCCACTCGCCGCGTGCACTGA